The DNA region CGTCCAGATCGCGATGGGGACTTTCCTCGGGGTCCGGGTAGGACAACCCGATCTTCTCGGCGGCGGCGCTCATCAGCATCACGGCCGACCGGGTGATCACTTCGACCGCCGGAATCTCGGCGAGTTCGCGCACGGCGGGGTCGGCGGGTTGGTCGGGGCCGGTGGCCTCGGGCACGATTCTCGGGTCATCGCTCATGCCTGCTAGACTGGCATGCGCGACCGTCTCGGCAACTGCC from Mycolicibacterium sp. MU0053 includes:
- a CDS encoding DUF1844 domain-containing protein — protein: MSDDPRIVPEATGPDQPADPAVRELAEIPAVEVITRSAVMLMSAAAEKIGLSYPDPEESPHRDLDEARRLITALAGLITASVEYLGPHAGPLRDGLKSLQLAFRESSAAPEEPGKGPGEKYTGPVW